Proteins from one bacterium genomic window:
- a CDS encoding acetyl-CoA C-acetyltransferase, with amino-acid sequence MSNAYIVDALRTPRGRGKAEKGALSRIHPQELLAQVLQPLVERQGVAAADVEDVIVGCVSQVGVQGANLARNAVLTAGWPQEVTGVTLNRFCSSGLQAVNFAAMGVMAGVQELVVAGGVESMSLVPLGTDQGGLDGNNPTLRQQLVQVPQGISADLIATLEGFSREDADRYALSSQARAAEAIRDGRFARSLVSVRDPLSGAIALAADELPRSETTLEGLGELKASFEAMGAMALGPAGETLDQLALLRYPQAGAIRHVHTAGNSSGLADGAAAVLLASEAYVKNHGLKPRARIRAMATQGSEPVLMLTGPEPATRKALKAAGMRPEDVDLWEINEAFASVVLQVMRALELDPAKVNVNGGAIALGHPLGATGAMLLGTALDELERRGLGTALITMCIGGGQGIATVIERV; translated from the coding sequence GTGTCGAACGCCTACATCGTGGACGCCCTGCGCACCCCGCGCGGTCGCGGCAAGGCCGAGAAGGGGGCCCTCAGCCGCATCCATCCCCAGGAGCTGCTCGCCCAGGTCCTCCAGCCGCTGGTCGAGCGGCAAGGGGTCGCCGCGGCGGACGTGGAGGACGTGATCGTCGGCTGCGTCTCCCAGGTGGGAGTGCAGGGGGCGAACCTCGCCCGCAACGCGGTCCTGACGGCCGGCTGGCCCCAGGAGGTGACGGGGGTGACCCTCAACCGCTTCTGCTCGTCGGGCCTCCAGGCCGTCAACTTCGCCGCCATGGGCGTCATGGCGGGCGTCCAGGAGCTGGTGGTCGCTGGCGGCGTCGAGAGCATGTCCCTGGTGCCGCTCGGCACGGACCAGGGCGGGCTGGACGGCAACAACCCGACGCTGCGTCAGCAGCTCGTCCAGGTCCCCCAGGGCATCAGCGCCGATCTGATCGCGACCCTCGAAGGCTTCTCGCGCGAGGACGCGGACCGCTACGCCCTCTCGTCCCAGGCGCGCGCGGCCGAGGCCATCCGGGACGGGCGCTTCGCACGTAGCCTGGTGAGCGTGCGCGATCCGCTGAGCGGCGCGATCGCCCTAGCAGCCGACGAGCTGCCCCGGTCCGAGACCACCCTCGAAGGGCTCGGCGAGCTCAAGGCGTCCTTCGAGGCCATGGGCGCCATGGCGCTCGGGCCTGCCGGCGAGACCCTGGACCAGCTGGCGCTGCTGCGCTACCCCCAGGCGGGTGCCATCCGGCACGTCCACACGGCGGGCAACTCGAGCGGCCTTGCGGACGGTGCCGCCGCCGTGCTCCTGGCCTCCGAGGCTTACGTGAAGAACCATGGCCTCAAGCCGCGCGCTCGCATCCGGGCCATGGCCACCCAGGGCTCCGAACCGGTCCTGATGCTGACCGGCCCCGAGCCCGCCACCCGCAAGGCGCTCAAGGCCGCCGGCATGCGCCCCGAGGACGTGGACCTCTGGGAGATCAACGAGGCCTTCGCCTCGGTGGTGCTCCAGGTGATGCGCGCCCTCGAATTGGACCCTGCGAAGGTCAACGTCAACGGGGGCGCGATCGCCCTCGGCCATCCCCTCGGCGCCACCGGCGCCATGCTCTTGGGCACCGCCCTGGATGAGCTGGAGCGGCGCGGGCTCGGCACGGCGCTCATCACCATGTGCATCGGGGGCGGCCAGGGCATCGCCACGGTCATCGAGCGGGTCTAA